A single Xiphias gladius isolate SHS-SW01 ecotype Sanya breed wild chromosome 22, ASM1685928v1, whole genome shotgun sequence DNA region contains:
- the gem gene encoding GTP-binding protein GEM produces the protein MMSTVRRHSLRLQTELHRWSICDPGSHLLPDSLLARVPACISRSRSCTSSAGESDGSRVSWSSSDSVISTDSAGEPAAPGSPYRVVLLGAGGVGKTAFASIFAGAADSMDSDDCELCGDEMCEKTIEVDKEPATVTLLDTWDAETDSEWAQECCMQTGDAYLLLYSITDRASFLRASELRITLRRFRPAQHTPIILVGNKCDLVRRREVSVSEGRACAAVFDCKFIETSAAMQHNVWEAFHGIVRQLRLRRDSKEANKRRRHKNCNTRRESLPMKAKRFLDKVVAKNNSNVAFWLKSKSCHDLSVL, from the exons ATGATGTCCACTGTGCGCCGGCATAGCCTCCGCCTGCAGACCGAGCTCCACCGGTGGAGCATCTGCGACCCGGGCAGCCACTTGCTCCCGGACAGCCTCCTGGCCCGGGTCCCCGCCTGCATCTCCCGTTCGAGGTCCTGCACCAGCTCCGCCGGGGAGTCGGACGGCAGCCGCGTGAGCTGGTCGTCCTCAGACTCGGTCATCTCCACGGACTCCGCCGGGGAACCGGCGGCACCCGGGAGCCCGTACCGGGTGGTGCTGTTAGGGGCCGGCGGAGTCGGCAAGACGGCCTTCGCCAGCATCTTCGCTGGGGCAGCAGACAGCATGGACAGTGATGACTGCgagctgtgtggag atgaaatgtgtgaaaagacGATTGAGGTGGACAAAGAGCCTGCAACTGTAACTCTGCTGGACACATGGGATGCAGAG actgACAGCGAATGGGCTCAGGAGTGCTGCATGCAGACAGGCGATGCCTACCTGTTGCTGTACTCTATTACTGACCGGGCCTCGTTCCTGCGAGCTTCCGAGCTCCGGATAACCCTGCGCCGCTTCCGTCCTGCTCAGCACACACCAATCATCCTGGTGGGGAACAAGTGTGACCTGGTGCGGCGCAGAGAGGTGTCAGTCAGTG AGGGCCGTGcctgtgctgctgtgtttgaCTGCAAGTTCATCGAAACCTCAGCTGCCATGCAGCACAACGTCTGGGAGGCCTTCCACGGCATAGTGCGACAGCTGCGTCTACGCCGAGACTCCAAGGAAGCCAACAAACGTCGCAGGCACAAAAACTGTAACACACGCCGCGAGAGTCTCCCTATGAAGGCCAAGCGCTTCCTCGACAAGGTGG
- the rad54b gene encoding DNA repair and recombination protein RAD54B encodes MRRSAAPSQLLGNAVKKPRFAPPGASTSCLVAESKPLTPKLGLGNALEKVQRSLVAPPPSKTGCDVQPKTAQAAPALSRALARVLSATESKENDAETEYPDSGTRDYAEDNTTAGENGSPQLPPASPRTSQPPAGSVRVSGAAGSDSACSQDGVRYFSVMWCKASKKKHKRWEGDAVLVTRGRTATLKDMEGKDIGKGSGYKVSELASLTEGQSLMIGGKEVEVMGVISAEDFARGRCFQEVQIEKEEPHTQSAPPPPRCFASKPFCPPTQIGRAAHPGTEPEEEQTYRLRHDPLAPGALVMPRPSPNHQWSNNKSGLPVVDVVVDPYLTTHLRPHQRDGLLFLYECVMGMRAVGRYGAILADEMGLGKTLQSVALSWTLLKQGPYGGKPVAKRVLVVTPGSLVQNWGAEFNKWLGRERICVFTVDQDHRIEQFVLSPLHSVLVISYEMLLRCLEQVRKVEFGLVICDEGHRLKNSSIKTSSALSSLRCSRRVILTGTPVQNDLQEFYAIIAFVNPGILGSSTAYRKVYEEPILRSRQPSCTEEERVLGEERAVELSRLTGMFILRRTQEIINRYLPPRLDWTLCCDPSPLQLELYGHLLSHRIFRACLQGSTQTHTHLACITALKKLCNHPGLLYSTVKERTDQGSVESSIYDGLVDLFPESYSSGGFSTADSGKLLVLSDLLTAIRQLSPSDRVVVVSNYTQTLDLLQDLCVHMGYTFCRLDGHTPTSQRQRLVDSFNSPYSQNFVFLLSSKAGGVGLNLIGASHLVLYDIDWNPANDIQAMARVWRDGQKKTVHIYRLLTAGTIEERIFQRQVSKQGLSGTVVDLDKRAEHTSFSTNELRDLFSLTDTPSLTHDLLNCGCSMDGSVQAVIEEEEDQVSSRPCQLGRQGDRGVGAVQKHLSMSELMQWRHFSGDTHTFSDPYLDHARDHITFAFQTTISHKAQ; translated from the exons ATGAGGCGCTCAGCAGCTCCCAGCCAGCTCCTGGGTAATGCAGTGAAAAAGCCTCGATTTGCACCTCCTGGAGCATCTACTTCATGTCTTGTGGCTGAATCCAAGCCCCTGACCCCTAAACTTGGATTAGGCAATGCACTGGAAAAG GTCCAGAGAAGTCTAGTAGCACCACCTCCGAGTAAGACAGGGTGTGATGTCCAGCCCAAAACTGCACAGGCTGCTCCAGCCTTGTCCAGAGCTCTGGCTCGTGTTCTCAGTGCAACGGAAAGTAAGGAAAATGACGCTGAGACGGAATATCCTGACAGTGGCACCAGAGACTATGCAGAAGACAACACAACAGCAG gAGAGAATGGCTCTCCTCAGTTGCCTCCCGCGTCTCCTCGAACCTCACAGCCTCCTGCAGGGTCGGTCCGTGTTTCTGGAGCTGCAGGCTCAGACTCTGCCTGCAGTCAGGATGGAGTGCGTTATTTCAGTGTGATGTGGTGTAAGGCCAGTAAGAAGAAACACAAGCGCTGGGAAGGTGATGCAGTCCTGGTGACAAGAGGACGCACAGCCACACTCAAAGACATGGAGGGAAAGGACATCGGCAAAG GTAGTGGCTACAAGGTCTCAGAGTTGGCCTCTCTTACCGAGGGACAGAGCCTCATGATTGGTgggaaggaggtggaggtgatgggGGTCATTTCTGCTGAGGACTTTGCCAGGGGACGTTGTTTCCAAGAGGTCCAAATAGAGAAAGAggagccacacacacagtcggCTCCACCCCCCCCTCGTTGTTTTGCATCCAAACCTTTCTGCCCACCAACCCAGATAGGAAGAGCAGCACATCCAGGAACTGAACCAGAGGAGGAACAAACCTATAGACTTCGCCATGACCCCCTAGCTCCAG GCGCACTGGTGATGCCCCGTCCCTCCCCCAACCACCAGTGGTCTAATAACAAGTCAGGGCTTCCTGTAGTTGATGTTGTGGTTGACCCATACCTGACCACTCACCTGAGACCCCACCAGAGAGATGGCCTGCTCTTCCTCTATGAGTGTGTCATGGGCATGAG AGCTGTGGGTCGCTACGGTGCTATCCTAGCTGATGAGATGGGTCTGGGAAAGACCCTCCAGAGTGTGGCACTGTCCTGGACGTTGCTCAAGCAGGGGCCATATGGCGGGAAACCAGTTGCTAAGCGTGTTCTTGTGGTTACACCTGGCAGCTTAGTGCAGAACTGGGGTGCAGAGTTTAACAAGTGGCTGGGCCGTGAGAGGATATGCGTTTTCACTGTGGATCAG GACCACAGGATAGAGCAGTTTGTGTTATCTCCTCTGCACAGTGTCCTGGTGATCAGCTATGAGATGCTGCTGCGCTGCCTGGAGCAG GTACGAAAAGTGGAGTTTGGTCTTGTAATTTGTGATGAGGGTCACAGATTAAAGAACAGCAGCATCAAAACATCCTCTGCTCTCAGTAGCCTCAGATGTAGTCGCAGGGTCATACTTACAG gCACTCCAGTACAGAACGATCTGCAGGAGTTCTATGCTATTATAGCGTTTGTTAACCCAGGGATACTCGGATCATCAACTGCTTACAGGAAAGTGTATGAGGAGCCAATTCTACGCTCCAGACAACCCTCCTGCACAGAG gaggagagggtTTTGGGAGAAGAGCGAGCAGTTGAGCTCTCTCGCCTGACTGGCATGTTCATCCTGAGGCGGACACAGGAGATCATCAACCGCTATCTGCCTCCTCGTCTCGATTGGACGTTGTGCTGTGACCCGTCCCCTCTGCAGCTAGAGCTTTACGGGCATCTCCTGTCCCATCGAATCTTCAGAGCCTGCCTTCAGGGCTCCACgcaaactcacacacatctgGCCTGCATCACTGCACTGAAGAAGCTCTGTAACCACCCTGGTCTGCTCTACTCCACTGTCAAG gAGAGAACAGACCAGGGATCAGTGGAGAGCTCAATATATGATGGTCTGGTAGATCTCTTCCCAGAATCCTACTCTTCAGGAGGATTCAGCACTGCTGATTCTGGGAAACTCCTTGTTCTGTCGGACCTGCTGACTGCCATCAGACAGCTCAGCCCTTCAGACAG GGTGGTCGTGGTGTCCAACTACACTCAGACGCTTGATTTGCTCCAGGACTTGTGTGTACACATGGGCTACACCTTCTGCCGACTAGATGGGCACACACCTACCAGCCAGAGACAGCGACTGGTTGATAGTTTCAACAGCCCCTATTCTCAGAactttgtgtttctgctgagCTCTAAAGCAGGAGGGGTGGGACTTAATCTGATTGGTGCTTCCCATCTGGTGCTGTATGATATTGACTGGAACCCTGCCAATGATATTCAG GCCATGGCTCGAGTATGGAGAGATGGACAGAAGAAGACTGTGCACATCTACCGTCTCCTCACTGCAG GTACCATTGAGGAGCGTATATTCCAGAGACAGGTGTCCAAACAGGGGCTTTCTGGGACTGTGGTTGACCTGGACAAAAGGGCGGAGCACACCAGCTTCTCCACCAATGAACTGCGGGATCTTTTCAGTCTGACAGACACTCCCTCTCTAACTCACGACCTGCTGAACTGTGGCTGCAGCATGGACGGATCAGTCCAGG CTGtcatagaggaggaggaggaccaggTCTCTAGTAGGCCGTGCCAGCTCGGTCGTCAAGGTGACCGCGGGGTAGGGGCGGTGCAGAAGCATCTCAGCATGTCCGAGCTAATGCAGTGGAGACATTTCTCtggtgacacacacaccttctcaGACCCCTACCTCGATCATGCACGGGACCACATCACCTTCGCCTTCCAGACCACCATCTCTCACAAAGCTCAGTAA
- the LOC120784180 gene encoding fibrinogen silencer-binding protein, whose protein sequence is MASSSVFLSSMVGKARSSNFTLSEKLDLLKLVRPHIRILEEHTNKHAVIVDKNKCWDTVAEQYNALGGDRPHRTAQGLRTLYKRLKESAKQEVMQRRHAQPEYRASISEPTRRIMEMIPHLFHHVPIHEKDQALRRLIYSKHNSPVEHPGSSSSLAGLQDYSAAVPSIPHEVVQLDPEEDVKPPPDLPILSTHTGPGLDGGQEREGEQDLGSVHDYEASLSPTPSSVNIPLSTSPLPLRHDLYPNDIYPHHEPDRFRPLHLAKEEHELVLANHRKVALYLEEKREGLKRKQELEEELLRAKIKVEKLKAARLRHGLPIPL, encoded by the exons ATGGCGTCTAGCTCTGTGTTTTTATCCAGTATGGTGGGTAAAGCTCGCTCCTCCAACTTCACCCTCTCTGAGAAGCTGGACCTGTTGAAGCTGGTCCGTCCTCACATCCGCATCCTGGAGGAGCACACCAACAAGCATGCGGTCATTGTGGACAAGAACAAGTGCTGGGACACCGTGGCTGAGCAGTACAACGCCTTGGGCGGGGACAGACCCCATCGTACTGCGCAGGGCCTCAGGACCCTCTACAAGAGGCTGAAGGAATCAGCCAAGCAGGAAGTGATGCAGCGGAGACACGCTCAGCCAGAGTACAGAGCGAGCATCTCTGAGCCAACCAGGAGAATTATGGAGATGATCCCTCACCTGTTTCACCACGTGCCCATCCACGAAAAGGACCAGGCACTGCGCAG ATTAATATACAGCAAGCACAACTCTCCTGTTGAACATCCTGGCAGCAGCTCCTCTCTGGCTGGACTCCAGGATTACTCAGCAGCTGTCCCAAGTATACCCCATGAGGTGGTCCAGCTGGACCCTGAAGAGGATGTAAAACCACCGCCAGATCTCCCCATCCTCTCCACGCACACAGGGCCAGGGCTGGATGGAGGCCAGGAGCGGGAGGGGGAGCAGGACTTGGGGAGTGTCCACGATTACGAAGCATCTCTGTCTCCCACCCCTTCCTCTGTTAACATCCCGCTCTCCACCTCGCCACTGCCCTTACGCCATGACCTCTACCCCAACGACATCTACCCCCACCACGAGCCCGACAGGTTTCGTCCTCTGCACCTGGCCAAAGAGGAGCATGAGCTGGTGTTAGCCAATCACAGGAAGGTTGCCCTGTacctggaggagaaaagggaggggCTGAAGAGGAAGCAGGAACTGGAAGAGGAACTTCTGAGAGCCAAGATCAAAGTGGAGAAACTAAAGGCTGCTCGACTGAGACACGGACTGCCAATTCCTCTATAA
- the rnf41l gene encoding RING finger protein 151: MGYDLERFVGYVNEGLLCCVCRDVLERPLQAPCEHAYCSACISSWLVHHHSCPEDRLPLDVGSLKPLFRYMRNDLNRLQIRCVNAGQGCEVVCSLEGLQTHEDECEFAFVSCSNTGCPVQIERRGLEAHLSECNFRSRECPNGCGHTHLSVDQSQHNCVAELRTEVEMLRAEMLCKVEEVRREMESRLDSQRRHMVQKESQLKNEVEELKGQLSRVMCDMRALLGAERLRRQELAEAELEKRELLELLKDLQPNRSQHPVEQAARDQHQGAQQTSSWELHTKPTRHQQREASLHASSLSLHSAQGINVSGPPPSPQLGEGARKGGTRSLTLDCIKRKNREVTVI, translated from the exons ATGGGCTATGATCTTGAGAGGTTTGTTGGCTATGTGAATGAGGgtctgctgtgctgtgtgtgtcgAGACGTGTTGGAGCGCCCCCTCCAGGCGCCCTGTGAACATGCCTACTGCAGCGCATGCATCAGCAGCTGGCTGGTCCATCACCACTCCTGTCCCGAGGACAGACTGCCACTGGATGTGGGCAGTCTCAAACCACTGTTCAG GTACATGCGTAATGACCTGAACCGTCTGCAGATCCGTTGTGTGAATGCAGGGCAGGGATGTGAGGTTGTCTGCTCCCTGGAGGGCCTGCAAACACATGAGGATGAGTGTGAGTTTGCCTTCGTATCCTGCTCTAACACAG GCTGTCCTGTGCAGATAGAGAGGCGGGGTTTGGAGGCTCACCTCTCAGAGTGTAACTTCCGCAGCAGAGAGTGTCCGAACGGCTGTGGCCATACGCATCTCTCCGTTGATCAATCACAACATAACTGTGTAGCAGAGCTCCGCACCGAAGTGGAGATGCTCAG GGCTGAGATGCTGTGTAaggtggaggaggtgagacGTGAGATGGAATCTCGGTTGGACTCACAGAGGAGACATATGGTGCAGAAAGAGTCGCAGCTGAAGAACGAGGTGGAGGAGCTCAAG GGTCAGTTGTCCCGTGTGATGTGTGACATGAGAGCCCTGTTAGGGGCAGAGCGTCtgaggagacaggagctggCAGAAGCAGAGCTGGAGAAGAGGGAACTGCTGGAGCTCCTCAAAGACCTGCAGCCGAACAGGAGTCAGCATCCTGTCGAACAAGCGGCCAGGGACCAGCATCAGGGAGCGCAGCAGACTTCCAGTTGGGAACTACACACCAAGCCGACAAGACACCAGCAGAGGGAGGCATCCTTACATGCCTCGAGTCTATCTCTACATTCAGCTCAGGGTATAAATGTATCAGGTCCACCTCCGTCACCGCAGCTGGGTGAAGGGGCGCGCAAGGGTGGTACCCGGAGTCTGACTCTGGACTGCATCAAAAGGAAGAACCGGGAGGTGACTGTCATCTGA